The following are encoded together in the Culex pipiens pallens isolate TS chromosome 1, TS_CPP_V2, whole genome shotgun sequence genome:
- the LOC120412330 gene encoding N-acetylgalactosaminyltransferase 7: protein MRVTNIRRGRIARIAVTALVLVFILYMIATWSGVDHRTVKDAYNARFAARVAGGDRQERVDHSNVYPVLIEGLGNFEPKEVERRDGPGEGGKAYVLPEDQQNRASDAEMEYGMNIVVSDTISLDRTIRDTRLEECKHWDYPYDLPTTSVIVVFHNEGFSVLMRTVHSVLNRSPKHVLKEIILVDDYSDKEDLKEKLENYIERFDGKVKLIRNAEREGLIRTRSRGAKEASGEVIVYLDAHCEVNTNWLPPLLAPIYRDNTVMTVPVIDGIDHKSFEYRPVYADGHHYRGIFEWGMLYKENEVPRREAKRRKHDSEPYKSPTHAGGLFAINREFFLKIGAYDPGLLVWGGENFELSFKIWQCGGSIEWVPCSRVGHVYRGFMPYNFGKLANKKKGPLITINYKRVIETWFDEQYKEYFYTREPLARFLDMGDISEQLALKERLQCKSFQWYMDNVAYDVLDKYPALPANLFWGELKNSGTEKCVDALGRQPPAIIGLQHCHGQGHNQLIRLNAAGQLGVGERCIEADNQGIKLAFCRLGTVDGPWQYDETTSTLLHRTYKMCMGYHPQTRALALMPCDVHNAYQSWKFHTITPRW from the exons ATGCGAGTGACCAACATCCGGCGGGGCCGCATCGCCCGGATCGCCGTAACGGCGCTGGTGCTGGTGTTTATACTGTACATGATCGCGACCTGGTCCGGGGTTGATCACCGGACGGTTAAGGATGCGTACAATGCCCGGTTCGCTGCACGGGTTGCCGGCGGAGACCGGCAGGAACGGGTGGACCACAGTAACGTGTATCCGGTGCTGATTGAAG GTCTCGGCAACTTCGAGCCAAAGGAGGTGGAACGTCGCGACGGTCCCGGCGAGGGTGGCAAGGCTTACGTCCTGCCGGAAGACCAACAGAACCGTGCGTCGGACGCCGAGATGGAGTACGGTATGAACATTGTTGTTTCGGACACGATCTCCCTCGATCGAACCATTCGGGACACCCGGCTGGAGGAGTGCAAACACTGGGACTATCCGTACGATCTGCCCACGACCAGCGTGATCGTGGTGTTCCACAACGAGGGATTTTCGGTGCTGATGCGAACGGTCCACTCGGTGCTGAATCGGTCGCCGAAACACGTGCTCAAGGAGATTATTCTGGTGGACGATTATTCGGACAAGGAAGACTTGAAGGAAAAGTTGGAGAATTATATCGAGCGGTTCGATGGAAAGGTTAAGCTGATTCGGAACGCAGAGCGCGAGGGATTGATCCGGACGAGATCGCGCGGGGCGAAGGAAGCGAGCGGGGAGGTGATTGTGTACTTGGATGCGCATTGTGAGGTTAACACGAACTGGTTGCCGCCGCTGTTGGCGCCAATCTATCGGGATAATACGGTGATGACGGTGCCGGTGATCGATGGGATCGATCACAAGTCGTTCGAGTATCGGCCGGTTTATGCGGATGGACATCACTATCG CGGCATCTTCGAGTGGGGCATGCTGTACAAGGAGAACGAGGTGCCGCGGCGGGAGGCCAAGCGACGCAAGCACGACAGCGAGCCGTACAAGAGTCCGACGCACGCCGGCGGACTGTTCGCCATCAACAGGGAGTTCTTCCTGAAGATCGGGGCGTACGATCCGGGCCTGCTGGTGTGGGGCGGAGAGAACTTCGAGCTGAGCTTCAAGATTTGGCAGTGCGGTGGTTCGATCGAGTGGGTGCCGTGTTCGAGGGTGGGTCACGTGTACCGTGGCTTTATGCCGTACAACTTTGGCAAGTTGGCGAACAAGAAGAAGGGACCGCTGATTACTATTAATTATAAGCGGGTTATTGAGACGTGGTTCGACGAGCAGTACAAGGAGTACTTTTACACGCGGGAACCGTTGGCTCGGTTTTTGGACATGGGCGATATTAGCGAGCAGTTGGCGTTGAAGGAGAGGTTGCAGTGCAAGAGCTTCCAGTGGTACATGGATAATGTGGCTTATGACGTGCTGGACAAGTATCCGGCGCTGCCGGCGAATCTGTTCTGGGGCGAGCTGAAGAACTCGGGCACGGAAAAGTGCGTGGACGCGTTGGGACGGCAACCGCCGGCGATAATTGGGTTGCAGCACTGTCACGGCCAGGGCCACAACCAACTCATTCGGTTGAACGCCGCCGGTCAGCTGGGAGTCGGCGAACGCTGCATCGAAGCGGATAACCAGGGCATCAAGCTGGCCTTCTGCCGGTTGGGCACGGTCGACGGGCCATGGCAGTACGATGAAACGACCTCGACGTTGCTCCACCGGACGTACAAGATGTGCATGGGCTATCATCCGCAGACGCGAGCGCTGGCTCTGATGCCGTGCGACGTGCACAACGCGTACCAGTCGTGGAAGTTCCACACGATCACACCGCGGTGGTAG